A stretch of Aedes aegypti strain LVP_AGWG chromosome 2, AaegL5.0 Primary Assembly, whole genome shotgun sequence DNA encodes these proteins:
- the LOC5571726 gene encoding zinc finger protein 845 — MPKNYLSSRYNRLLHQENKYWDELFCSLFWSPFAETGTGTRTRSGCILGPARKSSSDTSEDDLAPVEIKFHDDWIFMEYPTAPDQATFSRDSCTPDTSRTETASHPSDDESFDGQLKSYKCEKCSKQFQHAHQLRTHWTTHAKDRLHSCDCGKSFKTRAYLGIHRRNTGHHNWTIKCHKCGKPFAKERHMARHSAVACEKFLAKQKTAQ, encoded by the exons ATGCCGAAAAACTATTTATCCTCTCGCTACAACCGACTACTGCATCAGGAAAACAAATATTGGGATG AGCTGTTTTGTAGTTTGTTTTGGTCTCCATTTGCCGAAACCGGAACAGGGACTCGTACAAGAAGCGGTTGCATTCTGGGGCCCGCCAGAAAATCTTCATCAGACACTAGTGAAGACGACCTTGCTCCAGTTGAGATTAAGTT CCACGACGACTGGATCTTCATGGAGTACCCAACCGCACCGGATCAGGCAACATTTTCTCGAGACTCGTGCACACCGGACACAAGTCGCACTGAAACGGCCTCACATCCTTCCGACGATGAATCCTTCGACGGTCAGCTTAAGTCTTACAAATGTGAAAAATGCTCCAAACAATTCCAACATGCACATCAGCTACGTACCCATTGGACCACACATGCGAAAGATCGTTTGCACAGCTGTGATTGTGGTAAGAGTTTCAAGACAAGGGCTTATTTGGGGATTCACCGACGAAATACGGGCCATCATAATTGGACCATAAAGTGTCATAAGTGTGGTAAGCCGTTCGCAAAGGAACGTCACATGGCACGCCATAGCGCTGTGGcgtgtgagaagttcttggcgAAGCAAAAGACCGCTCAATGA